ACATCGCCGAGGGCATCGAACGCGCCCGTGTCGGTCAGCCGCGGTCGTCGTGGTTGCGGCACGGTGCGGTACAGGTTGCCCGGGCCGCACGAAACGTCGAAGTGACCGTCCCTGACTCCGGCGCAGGGATCAGCCGATGCACACGACGACCAGGCACAGCTGCGTCGGTGAGGCCGGATCTCCCGCCGACGTTGTCGGCAGAACGTTCACAGTCGATGTGCCCGCACTGGGGCGTTCGGTGGAAGCAGCGGCGGGCGCGGTGGTCGCGGCGGGTGGGGCCGGGGCGTCGGCGCTGCCGACGTGCGTCCCCTTGGCCGGCTCCGGTGTGGTGTGCAGCCTTGCGCTCGGGGCGGCGGTGGGCCGGGCCGTGGCGGCGGTCTTCGGCTGTCCGCCCGTCGTCGCGGTGGGAGGCAGGGCGACGGTGGCGCTCCGCTGCCGGCTGGTTGCCGGTGGGCGGGTGCTGGGATGCCGGGGAGCCACGGTGTCGGGCTGCTCCGATGCCGAGTCGGTTGCCGACTCGGTGGTCGCTGTCCGGGGCGTGGCCGCGGTCACCGGCTCCGGCGGTGAGGCTGCCTGGCTGGTGGAAGACTTGGTGGTCGGCAGCGCGGCAACAGTCAGGCCGCCGCCGACAAGGGCAACGGCCGTCGCGGCCACGGCCCGACGGCGGTTCTTCTTCCAACGTGCCAGCTGCCGGCGCCGAGCGGCCCGGCCCGTGCCCGCCGCATCCGTCGTCGCGCCCTCGGATGCTCCGCTGCCGACCGGTGCGGCATCGGAGTGATGGGTGCCGGGGTAGGACCCAGGGGCCGGGACATCCTCGCGCCATGCCTGCCTCGCCGGTGTGGAGGCGACCGTGCCGTGGTGGCGATGGGCCGGCGGCGGGGCGATGTCGGGAGCGTATGCGCCGCACCCCGGACACACGAGCGCCCCATTGAGATTCCGGCGGCACGAGGAGCAGTAGTCCATCTGCGATCTTTCTGTGCTGACTGCGCCGCCAGGGACGCCGGCGACCTGCTTCGAGTTCGCACGCGGGATCGAGTGGGCTCTAACGCTACTGGCACCCGCCGAAGGTGATGCGCAGCCCTTGTGACGCTGCTGCAAAGATCTGCTGGCGGTGGCACCTCGCACTCACGGACATGTCGTCATGAATGCGGGGATGCGAGCCTGGACTTCGCGGCGTGTCTTTCGTGCGGTCCTCCGGCGGGGTCACCACAAGGCTCGTGCGGTCCGCGTGCCACCGCCCCGCGGCGCGAAGGGCGCAAGGGGCGCAAGGGGTCCGGTGTGCAGCCTGCGCAGTCCATGGGCCTCTAGGCGCTCTTCGGTTTCCTGCCGGTGGCCTTCTTGGCGGGCGCCTTCTTGGACGCGGTCTTCTTGGCGGCCGCCGTGCTCTTCTTGGCCGCTGTCTTCTTCGCGGCGCCCTTCTTGGGCATGTCGTGGACGGTGGCGTGTCCGCCACTCTCGCCGCGGGATTCCTTTGCTGCCGCGACGGAGGCGTTCAGGGCGGACATCAGGTCGACGACCTGCCCCGCGGGCTCCTGCCCGCTCTCCGCCTGGGGCGGGGTCCTGCCCGCGGCCTTGGCGACGATGACTTCTTCGAGGGCTTCGCGGTAGTGGTCCGTGTAGCCGGAGATGTCGTCGGCAGCCATGGTTTCCATGAGCTGGATCGCGGCGTCGATCTCGGAGTCGTCCAGTTCGACCGGCTTGGGTGTGAGCTCGGCCGGGTCGCGGATCTCGTCGGGCCACCTCATGGAGTGCAGGACGATCGCGTTCTCCTTGATGCGCAGGAGTCCGAGGCGCTCCCGGTTGTGCCATGCGAACTTGGCGACGGCGACCTTCGCGCTGCGCTCCAGGGCCTTGCGCAGCAGCACGTAGGGCTTGGCGGCGACGGCCCCGTCGGCAGCGAGGTAGTAGGAGTCGCCGATGCGCACCGGGTCGATGCTGTCGGCGGGCACGAACGCGACGATCTCGATGGCCTTCGCGGTGGGCAGCGGGATGCTGTCGAGGTCTTCGTCGGTGACCTGGACGATGGTGTCCTTGGAGACCTCGTAGCCCTTGCCGATCTCGTCGCTCCGCAGCTGCTTGCCGTCGATCTCGCACACCTTGCGGGTGCGGATCCGGCCCTCGTCCTCCAGGTGGTACTGGTGGAAGCTGATCGAGCGGTTCTCGGTGGCCGGCAGCACCTTGACAGGGATCGTGACCAGGCCGAACGAGATCGCACCACTCCACACGGGCCTCGGCATGAGGCACCTCCTCCACCGCCGGAGTGCCAGCCTAGAACGCCCCAAAAGCTTCAGCATGTCCAAGGGGGCCGGTCATCTCCCCTGCGCACTAAATCGAACACATGATTGAATTGCGGGCATGGCCCACACCTCTTTCCCGTCCGACCTGGTGCAGGCACAGCGCGACTGGTACCGCACCTATGCGGAGCTTGCCGAAGGCCAGGGCCCATACACGGAGCTGCGCCGCCGACTGCTGCGGTTGTCCTCCGTGCTCTTCTGGCACCCGTACTGGGACACCGGGCGGGGCGGATCGCCGGCGGCCCGGGTGGAGCTGCGCCGCCAGGTGCGCTCACGGGAGGAACAGGTGCGCTCACGGGAGGAAGGGGAGATTCATGGTCGATCACCTCACCGAGCGGCAGCCGGGCACTCCCGCGGTGCGTCAGCGACCGGATAGCCGAGTACGGGAGGGGTGCGGGGAGGGGCCCACGATCCGCGGGACCGGTTGGCGCGCCGGCCTGTCGAGCATCTCGTCGGTGGCGTGCCGGCTCCGCCGAATGGAACAGGCGGGAGTGTCATCACCCGGACCGGCCGAGGCCGGCGCTCCCGCCACTTCGGCGGCTGGGCGTTGTGTGTGCCCCGGGCAGGTCAGGCTGCCCGGGGCACACGGTTCATGAGGGGGTGGGTCGTCCGGTGCCGGCGGGTGGACGGCCCTGGCCGGCTGGGTCAGTGGCGGTGGCCGCGGCCCCAGGACTCGGTGTCGATGACGTGGCCGCGGGCGTCGCGCAGGGTTGCGGTGTCGGAGCGGTTGCCCCACACGTAGTCGCGGCGGCCCTGGTAGAGGTCGGTGCGGGTGTCGCGGCCGAAGCCGGTGTGGATGCGGACGGTGGCGCGGCCGGCGAGGCGGACGTCGTCGAAGCGGTAGCGGTTGCCGTCCGAGTCGCGCAGGGTCCAGCCGTCCAGGTCCACGCCGCGGCGGCTGTTGTTGGTGATCTCGACCCATTCGGCGTTGAGGGACCGGTTGGTGCCGTTGTCGCGTCCGGGGCTGTCGGCCTGTACGTCGCTGATCTCGACCCGGGACTGCTGCTGGTGGTGGTCGCGGTCGTGGGCCGAGGCGGGGAGGGCGACGGCGGAGAGGACGGCGCCGGCTGCGAGGGCGGTGGCGGCGATACGGCGGGCGGTGCGGGATGCGGACATGGGTGACGTCTCCTCAAGAACGGTGCTCCACCGGCCGATAAGAGCTGGTGGTGCGGTGTGGGTTCCCGGTCCGTGCTGGGCCGAGGACCCACACTCTGGGGCGCTGCCGGGGCCGGCGGCAGCCCAATCGGTGTGCGTTACCGTTTACGGACATTTCCGTAACAGGCGTCTGTATCGGTCACGCATGTGCGGCGAGCGTGGCCCTGACATTCACTGACTGCTACACCGATCCGTTCAATGATCAACAGCAAGCCCTTGCGTGCTCCGGCGCACCACCGGTCGCGCCGCCCGGCGCATCATCCGGACGGCGGACAGGATTTCGGTAACGGCCGTTCTGCACGTTTCTTCGCACACGCGACGCAGTGCCGTACAGGCGGCCGGGCGGAGAAGGGGCCCCGCCAGGACCGGGGACGCACGGCGGGACCTGCGCCGGCCCACCGGCCACCGCCGCGGCCGTCAACCTCCGCACGCAGCCGGCGGACACGGCGTTCACCCGTCCAGGTGGTACGCCCCCGCTGAACTCCGCGCGATCGATGACGGCACCCCGGGCACGGAACCCGATACCCGGGGTGAGAAGTCGACCGTGCCTTCAGCGGACAGCCGGTATGCCCGACCTCTTGCATGTTCTATGTCATGCACCATAAGTTACCGACCGGTAGCCCAGGTCCGAACTCCGCTCACCGACATGAGGAGGCACACCGGCATGGTCGACGGCTCAATCGCCGCTGGCGCAGCTATACGCCCGGCAGCCTCCGAGGCGGCGGGCGCGTGAGCCCGCGGAAGAGCGACAGTCGTGAGCGGATGGTTCTCAGTGCCGCCGAGCTGCTGCGCCAGCACGGGGCCGGCGCCACGAGCATCGACCGCGTGCTCGCGCACAGCGGTGCCCCCCGTGGCTCGGTCTACCACCACTTTCCTGGCGGGCGGTCGCAGCTGATCGACGAGGCGGTGGCGCACGCCGGTGACTTCATCGCCGGTCTGATCGAGAACGCCGCCCAGGCCGATGACCCCCTGAAGGCGACCGACGCCTTCTTCGCGCTGTGGCGCGACCGGCTCGTCGACAGCGACTTCCGGGCCGGCTGCCCCATCGTGGCGGTGGCCGTGGAGACCAACGACGACGCCCCGCAGCTCGCCCGCTCAGTAGCCGCCGTCTTCGCCCGCTGGAAGGAAGCGCTCGCTGCCCTGTTCATCCGGCACGGCCTGCCTGAGGAGCGGAGCATGAGGCTGGCCGCCTTCATCATCGCCGCGGTCGAAGGCGCGGTGATCATGTGCCGGGCAGAGCGGAGCGCCGCTCCGCTGGAAGCGGCCGCCGGCGAAATCCACGACCTGCTGGTCCACGCCCTGCGCGACCGGCCCGATACCGGTCACGAGCCAGGGCCTTGACCTGTCACCACCCCGACCACGCCCAGCTTGAGGGAGCCACCGTGCCGATACTCGACCGCCAGGACAATGTCTTCATCCTCGACCTCGGGGACGACGAGAACCGCTTCCACCCCGACTGGATCGCCTCCGTCAACGCAGCCCTGGACGAGGTGGAGAAGGCGGAGGGGCCCCGCGCCCTGGTGACCGCCGCGACGGGGAAGTTCTTCTCCAACGGCCTTGACCTCGACTGGCTGTTCGCCCACGCCGACCAGCACCAGGACTACGTCATAACCGTCCACGAGCTCCTGGCACGGATGCTGTCCCTGCCGGTGGTCACCGTGGCCGCCCTGCAGGGCCACACCTTCGCCGCGGGCGCCATGCTCTCCCTGACCCACGACTTCCGGGTGATGCGCGCCGACCGCGGCTACTGGTGCCTGCCCGAAGCCGACATCAACATCCCCTTCACCCCGGGCATGTCCGCCCTGATCCAGGGCCGACTGACCCCGCAGACAGCACACGAGGCCATGACCACCGCCCGCCGCTTCGGCGGCAACGACGCCCTGGCCGCCGCCGTCGTCGACCGTGCGGTGGAGGAGGACGCCGTGCGCCGGACCGCGGTGGAGATCGCCCAGGCCCAGGTGGGCAAGGCCGGCCCCACCCTCGGCACCATCAAGGCCCGCATGTACGCGCCCGCTCTGGACGCCCTGCGCGACAAGACCAACCCCCTCGGCTGACGTCGACGGTGTGCCCGGCCGCCGGTCCTGCGCAGCGGACCTGCGCCACCGCGGTCGGGCGAGCCCCGCACGCTCCGGTGCTCGGCGGGTGCCGCGCGCCGGAGCGGACCCCAACCGGTAGGCGCAGGGCTGCCTTGAGGAGGAAAAGACCGGCGAGGGCTGGGTCGACGCCCATCTGACCGGCGTTCACACCATCGCCGGCTCCGGTGAGTTCGTCCTGCGCACGCCGATGGACGTGCAATTCGGATTTCCAACGAGCGGGCACCGGCGCCCACTTCTTCCTGAGTTGCGACCTGCCTTGGCCAAGTCGGCTGCATGCCTGACTCGTCGCGCAATAAGCGGCCAAGAAAACGACACGCGGATCCTTGCCCGCTAAAAGCGAACGATCAGTTAGCGTGTCCTGCATGCACAGGAGATTGGCTGACGGCCTCGCGGAGAAGAACCGAGACTGTTGCTGGTTCGAGACGCTTCGTTGTCCGAACTGCCGTGCGCGGCTTCACGGAAAGAGCACGCTGACCTGTGAAAGGTGCAGACGGACCTATCCGGTGCGTGACGGGATCCCGCGGTTCGTTCCCGAGGACAATTACGGGAATTCGTTCGGGTATCAATGGAATTTGCATCGGCTTACCCAGCTCGACTCGTACGTGGGGCTCCCCGTGTCCAGGGACCGCCTGCTCCGGGAGAGCGGCTGGACCGCCGACGAACTTCAGGGCCGCGAGGTTCTTGAGTGCGGAAGCGGCGCCGGACGCTTCACCGAGGTCCTGTGCCAGACCGGCGCTGCCGTAACCTCCTTCGACATCTCCAGCGCGGTGGACGCCAACGCCGCATCCAATGGCCGATTCGCCGACCTGAGGCTGCTTCAGGCCAGCATTTACGACCTTCCCCTGGTGGATGAGTCGTTCGACTACCTCGTCTGCCTCGGGGTCATCCAGCACACGCCTGACGTTGAGCGGACCTTCAAGACGATCTTCCGTTACCTGCGGCCCGGTGGAAAATTCTGCATCGACGTGTACGCGGCGATCGTCGCCTATCCGCATCTCCGGCAAGTCCTGCGGCCCGTCACCAAGCGCATTCCTCCCAACAGGCTCTATAGCGTTGTCCAATCCATCACGCCGCGATTGCTGCCGGTTTCCATGCTCCTCGGCTCAGTGCCGCGGGTGGGCAACTACCTGACCCGGCTGGTCCCGGTCGCCAATCACCGCCACATCGGGCTGACCGACACCGAAACCTTGCGGACCTGGTCGGTACTGGACACCTTCGACTGGCTCTCGCCTCAATTCGAGCGACCACAGCCGCGGCGCCGGCTCGAGCGCTGGTGCAGGGACCTCGGCCTGAGCGAATTCACGGTCGAGCGCATTCGCGGGCTCTATGTCGTCCGCGGAACCAAATAGAACGCCGGGCAGGGCATCGGCCCACCTGGGATTTGCTGGTCTCCGCAATGACCGGCGGCTGCCTGCGGGGCCACCGTCCGACCGGTAGCGGCGGGTCCGATCGGTACCGGACGGTCGCACTCGGCCAGCGGCTCCTGCCGTGCGGGGGTGTCCGAAGCGACAGAAGATGGTTGCGTCACACGTCTCCATGCCTGTCCGCGAAAGGCGGGTGCCATGACCGACCCCTTCGGTGAAGCGTCAGGAGGCGCCCTCGGCGCCCTCGCCAAGGCCGCCTGGCAGGTCCTTCTCACCGCCGGAATTGCCGCGATCGCTCTGGGCGTCTGCGTACTCGTCTGGCCGGGCGCGACGCTGGCGGTGGTCGGCGTCCTGTTCGGTATCTACCTGCTGGCCAACGGCGTCTTTCAGTTGGCGGGCGCCTTCGGCTCGCACGTGCCCGGCGGCATGAGAGTGCTGCATTTCGTCACCGGAGCGCTGAGCGTGCTGCTCGGGCTGATCTGCTTCCGCGGAGCGACGCAGTCGTTGTTTCTGCTGGCCCTGTGGATCGGATTCGGCTGGCTGCTGCGCGGGATCATGCTGGTGGCCGTGGCGGCTTCCACCGAAGGGCTGCCCGCCAGAGGCTGGCAGCTGTTCTTCGGCGTCATCACCATCTTGGCGGGCATCGTGCTGATCGTCTCCCCGTTCGGCTCGCTCGCCGCCCTCACCCTGGTCGCCGGCCTGTGGCTGATCATCCTCGGTGTGGTTGAGGTGGTCCACGCCTTCCGCGTGAGATCCCTGGCGGACCAGACCGCCTGACGTGGACGCGGCGTCGGCAGAGCCGGTACCGATCGGGTGTATGACCTTGCACCCGCCGCGTATCAGCTGCCCGAATCGGCTCGAGCCCGTCGCTGGTGCCTGAGGTCGGCGAGCCGCGGCACGCCGTGCAGCTCCTGGAAGGCGGGGCACCTACGTCCACGCGCAACGCCACCTGCCGCCGGCTGAGTTCGTCCGAGCGGTCCTCGATCCGGTTCGGTGACAGAGGTCAGCGGGGGCGGGCCGCGGCACAGCGCACGCAGGTGCTCGCCGCCGGGCGCACCTCCAGGCGTTCCGCCGGGATCCACTCGCCGCACCCCTCGCACCGTCCGTATGCGCCTCGCTCCAGCCGTTCCAGCGCTCGATCCAGATCGGCCAGGTGGCCGCGTGCCTGTGCCAGCAATGAGGCGACATGGGCCCGCTCGAAGGCGGTGCTCGACCCCTCCGGGTCGTGCTCGTCGTCGACCGCCACCAGGGCATTCGCCTCGACGATCCCGTCGAAGTCACGGCTCAACGCCGCGATCTGCGCGTTCGTGCCGGCACGTTCGGCCGCCAGCCGCTCGCGGACGGACTCCCGATCGAGCGGGTGGAAAACGGCATCAGAGGACGAATCGCTCACCAACACGACAACCTCAGCACTCGGGTTCGCATTCCGCGCGACCCGCGCCTTGGGTACAGAACCCCTGTCCCACGGGCCTCGGCATCATCCGCACCGATGAGCGGGGCCGCCCCCGGGCCGGGCCCTGGCCTGGCTGCTGATGCCACTGGCGATCACCATGGCGTGGACCTGGTTCCGCCGACTGTGCTGGTACGGCATCGTCACCTGCGTCAAGACCGGCTGGGGCACTCGCCGCAACGTCGCCGAGGTCTCCCCGGACGGAGGTGCGCCGGCCGTACAGCCCACCGCGGCGGCACCGCCTGCCGACGCATCCTGGACGCTTTCTAGGTCTGCCGGGCGGTCTCGGACCGGGTGCGTTCGTATTCGGCCTGGTCCAGGATCTGCCAGGCTGCCTGGCCGATGGCGAGGACGCCGCGGGCCGGCAAGGGCACCTCACCGATCCGCGGATTGTCCTGCAGCTGGACGGGGAGTCCGAGATCGACGCCGTCGAGCGTGGCTCGTGAGTCGTCGACGAAGTACATCTGCTGTGGCATGAGCGTTCCGGTGTGGCCGCTCGGCATCACGCCGTACAGCTGCAGATGCCCCATCCCCAGCGCGCGGGCCAATCGCTCCCGAGTCCGAACCAGAGATCGAGGGCGCCAGGTGGCGAGCGGTAGTGCCGCGCTGATGCTGTTGAGGATGGTGAGGAGCCGGGTCGAGGAGGCGGTGAGGGTCCAGTCCAGAGGCGGAGAATCCATCGTGACTCGCAGGGAGGCCGGGCCCGTCCAGGTGAGCCCGATGTGGGCGTATCCCGTGCGGTCGCAGGCCGCGCCGTAGTACCTGGGGCACGCTGTGTCGAGCCGCGCACCGTCGACGTGGATCGACCAGCTGCCGCTCGGGTCGCGATGCCACAGAGTGCGGTAAGGGCCGAAGGAGTTCTCCGGGAAGACGCGCAGCGCGAGTACGTGTCCGGAGTCGAAGGGAAGCCCGAACACACCCCAACCCTTGACGTATTCATGATGGGGCCAAGGTGGCCGACCCGGTATCGCCGGGACGTCCGACAACTTGGAAGACAGGTCGAACATCTCCATCACTCCCGCGGTGTTGGCCACCCCTTCACACCCATGGTTGAAGCCTAGATCGGATAGGAACAGAACGTCATGTGGTCATGATCAGAGCACCCCGAGGCGGACGGCGACCTTGTGGTCCTGCACTCCGACGCAGGCGCAGCGGCCGGGACGCGCCCTTAGCGCACAGCTGACCCACAGGTCCGGGGATCGCACAATTTCGGTCCTCTCATGGGTCGTTCGCCGGTCGGCAGGAGTCTTTGCTGTGCCTTGAGGGAATCTTGTGGCGATTGAGGTAAGGGGTTTCCCGAGTGCAGTGCCGGCGTCGGTTACGGTGCGATCCGCTCCCGGCGCCGGGGGCCGAGCACGCGTTCGTCGCTGTGCCGGACGTGCGCCGAATCAAGGGCTACTACGGGGTCCGATTCATCTTTGGTCAGCACGTCCCGAGGCGTGCTTGTGTGTCATGAATGGGGTGGGATGTCCAGACATCGGATGTCTAAGAGGCGCCGTTACATCGCCTGGGCCGTAGCAGGCGCCGCCGTGGTCGCCGGAGGCGGGATCGCGGCGCAGACCTCCATGGCGGCCACGACGTGGCCCGCCCAGAAGACGTTCACCGGCAACGCCTTCGACACCTGCACCGCGCCTTCGCTGTCCGCGATGAAGGCATGGAACACCGGTTCCTACGGCGCGGCCGCCGTCTACGTCGGCGGCAAGAACCGCGGCTGCAGCCAGCCCAACCTCACGGCCTCCTGGGTGAAGTCGGTCAGCAGCATGGGCTGGAGGCTCATCCCGCTGTAGACACCCGAATGGCGAGCCCCCTTCTCGTTGTGGTCCAGGTACTCCTGGACCGCGGCACGGCCCAGGGTGTGCTCGTCCGCCAAGCAGGACTGAGCGGAAGCAAGGTGAGTTCGCGTCCGGTGCCGGCTCGCCCGGAGTTCTTGGCGGTGATCGGTCATCCGGGAACTGGCGCCGATTGCCGGCGGCCGGTCGCACGGCTTTGAGCGGGTGTCCGCCGCAGTGGATGCCCACTGGCTCCGGATGCGGGCACGTTCTCGGTGTTGGGCGGCCAGGTCGGGGTGGCGGGCCTTGGTGTTGCGCCACCGTTGAGCCTCTGTCCGATGATCAACTCGTCACGGACTCTCGGTGAAGCGGACGGACCAGGCGTAGCCGCTCAAGCTGTCGTGCGGGACCCGCAGGACCTCTGTGACCTGGCAACCGTCGTGGGCGTACTTGCGGGCGAACCGGTCAAGGCGCTGTGCGTCGGTGAGATCTTCCATGGACAGAGGTGCTCCGACGACGAGGTCTTGATGAAGGACTGTGTCCCGCGCGGTGCCGTCAGAGCACGCCGAGCAAAGATGCGATTTGGGTAGGGCCATACGCCCAGTGTCCTCCTAACCTGGATGCCCCGACGTTCACAGAGCAAATGGCCGCGCCACGGAGTCCCTGTCGTCGGCCGGATCGCGCGCCGGGCCCCGGTCGGCCGGCGCGCGAACCTTGGTGCCGACGGCGTCCTCGAGTGAGAGCACCCGGCCGTACTCCGACTGCACCGGCGCGTCTCGTGGCCTAACAAACCACCGCTGGCAGGCGCTATGCCGTTCCCGGGGCCGACAGCGCGCCGTGGGTCCCGGCCGATGCGGCCGGGACCCCGGTGCGGTCAGTTGCGGACGAGTTCGGCCGGTGGAGCGTCGGTGGCCGGTGCATGAGTGACGAGCCGTGCACCCTCGATGTCCACATCGGGCAGCACCCGGTCGATCCACCGGGGCAGCCGCCAGGCGCTGCGGCCGAGCAGGGCGAGCAGAGCGGGTATGACGGCCATCCGGACGACGAACGCGTCCAGGGCCACTCCGACCGCCAGGGCGAAGCCCATCATCTTGATCATGGGGTCGGTCGACGGGACGAACCCCGCGAACACGCTGATCATGATGATCGCGGCGGCGGTCACGACCCGGGCGCCATGGCCGACGCCGGCGACGACGGCCTGAGTGGGCGGGGCCCCGTGGACGAACTCCTCGCGGACCCGGGTCGCGAGGAAGACCTGGTAGTCCATGGCGAGACCGAAGAGGACCCCGACCAGGAAGACCGGCATCACGCTGACGATGGGTCCAGTCGTCTGAACCCCGAGCGCAGCGCTCAGCCAGCCCCACTGGAAGACCGCGACGACGGATCCGAAGGTGGCCCCGCGGGTGAGCAGAAAGCCCAGGGCCGCTTTGAGGGGGACCAGGATCGAGCGGAAAGCGAGAACGAGCAGGAGAAACGCGAGGCCGACGATCAGCGCGAGATAGGGGACGAGCGCCTTGCCGAGCTTGGTCGACATGTCGAGGTTGATGGCCGTACGGCCGGTGACGGAGACCGTGGCCCCCGCAGGGGGCGACAGGTCGCGGATGGCGGAGACGAGCCTGCCGGTGGCCGTGCTGTCCGGGGCGCTGCTGGGGATCACGGTCAGCAGGACGGTGAGCGGTCGACGGGTGACCAGACGGGCCCAGCGATGGCCGCGAGCGCCCGCTGTGGCAGTTCCACCGATACGTTGCGGACCGGCTCGGACTGCTCGAATCGCTTTGAACTCCGTACTCAGGCAGGGCGGCGAGGTTGTGCCCTGCCAGTGCTCCGTCACAGGGCCGGGAGGGTGCGAACGGCCATTCGCTGGGCGGTGAGTCGGCCTGTACGACAAAGAAGCCCCGGGCCGCCGGCCCGGGGCTTTTGCGCGGAGCGGGTGACGGGAATCGAACCCGCGCTCCGAGCTTGGGAATCACCGGCGTTTTGGCGTCACTTGAGGTCTGAGGTGCGTGAATGGTTGGTCTGGCCCTCATGGGTGCGCTTGCCAGGTGGCCCGTGCCAGAGGTGTCGTGCAGGACGCATCCAGGCGGCGGCCCGGGTGTGAACGGAACGGTTGTGTGATCAAGCTGCCGCTGTCTGGACCGACGCAGGCCGGCCTCTTCGTACCCAAGTAATTGGAATGAGGTTCGGAGACCGGTCGGCGCCCTCTGAGCTGCGGCGATGGCCCCTGAAAGTCCGTAGTGTTCGGACCGGCTCTCCCGAGGCCGCCGAATGCTTCGCCTTCGCTCGCAAGCCCGGTGAGCGCTTGCACTCATTGCGAGACAAGGATCGCAGATCCATTCCCTGCATGTTCTCGAGGGATGGCGCGCGCACGTTTACTCTGACCGATGGGCGGACACGCTCACGAGCAGCCGCTACGCTCAGCCTGGCCAGCTGTCCCGGACAGGGGTGGATCGCTGCCAAGGGGGGCAAATGTCGGAGTACGACGGGGCCCATTCGCTTCTGATTGTCACGCTGGACAGTTGCAGGTACGACAGTGCATTGCATGCCGATACTCCATTTCTTGATGCCCTGGCCGTCCTCGAACCGGCACTTGCGCATGCAACCTTCACCCTGCCCGCGCATACGGCTATGTTCTCGGGTTACTTTCCGCTGGCGGACCGTGTGCGCGGTCTTGAGTCACCCATCGCGCTACGGAAATTACCAACGGCTCGGAGACCTGGTCTGTTGAAGAGCCGCGGACGTGGCTTCTCGGCGGGCGTGAACATGATCGACGGCCTCCGCCGGCGTGGCTATCGTACGGTTGGCGCGGGCGGCGTGCGCTGGTTCACAGGCCCTCAGTTACGTGAGGGATTTGATGAGTTCCTCTACTGGGGGCCCACCTATTGTCCGGATGATGTCGACCTGCCGGCCTGGGAAGCGCCGCATTTTGCTCTCTCTCATCCGCAGGAAATCGCGGCGGTCCTGCCCGGACAGCCGGAGCCATGGCTTCTCTTTGTCAATGCGGCGGAGACGCACGCCCCATACTCGGCTCCTGATTCGATTCTGCGGCAGCAGCGCCTCTATGCGCATGCCAGAAACGCCAAGGAACCGATTCGGCAGGACACTCGGTTCGAGCGGCTCATGGCCCAACTGTCGGAGTGTCAGGTGGACGCTGTAGCCCTCGTGGATGCCAAGCTGCGCGTTCTGTTCGGGCTGCTTCCGGGTCCGTTCGACTTCATAGTCACCGCCGACCACGGAGAGTCCTTCGGGGAGCAGGGGCTCTGGGGACACGTGCACTCTGCTCCCGAAGTATTCAGTGTTCCTTTGTGGCAGGGCCGATACAGTGGGACGAAATGAGCGAAATTGCCATCTCCTCGCTCCTTGCTGTCGTCACCGGCATTGCATCGTCGTACCTGTTCTG
This portion of the Streptomyces sp. NBC_01750 genome encodes:
- the ku gene encoding non-homologous end joining protein Ku; amino-acid sequence: MPRPVWSGAISFGLVTIPVKVLPATENRSISFHQYHLEDEGRIRTRKVCEIDGKQLRSDEIGKGYEVSKDTIVQVTDEDLDSIPLPTAKAIEIVAFVPADSIDPVRIGDSYYLAADGAVAAKPYVLLRKALERSAKVAVAKFAWHNRERLGLLRIKENAIVLHSMRWPDEIRDPAELTPKPVELDDSEIDAAIQLMETMAADDISGYTDHYREALEEVIVAKAAGRTPPQAESGQEPAGQVVDLMSALNASVAAAKESRGESGGHATVHDMPKKGAAKKTAAKKSTAAAKKTASKKAPAKKATGRKPKSA
- a CDS encoding TraR/DksA family transcriptional regulator, with the protein product MSDSSSDAVFHPLDRESVRERLAAERAGTNAQIAALSRDFDGIVEANALVAVDDEHDPEGSSTAFERAHVASLLAQARGHLADLDRALERLERGAYGRCEGCGEWIPAERLEVRPAASTCVRCAAARPR
- a CDS encoding SCO2400 family protein; this encodes MDYCSSCRRNLNGALVCPGCGAYAPDIAPPPAHRHHGTVASTPARQAWREDVPAPGSYPGTHHSDAAPVGSGASEGATTDAAGTGRAARRRQLARWKKNRRRAVAATAVALVGGGLTVAALPTTKSSTSQAASPPEPVTAATPRTATTESATDSASEQPDTVAPRHPSTRPPATSRQRSATVALPPTATTGGQPKTAATARPTAAPSARLHTTPEPAKGTHVGSADAPAPPAATTAPAAASTERPSAGTSTVNVLPTTSAGDPASPTQLCLVVVCIG
- a CDS encoding enoyl-CoA hydratase-related protein, producing MPILDRQDNVFILDLGDDENRFHPDWIASVNAALDEVEKAEGPRALVTAATGKFFSNGLDLDWLFAHADQHQDYVITVHELLARMLSLPVVTVAALQGHTFAAGAMLSLTHDFRVMRADRGYWCLPEADINIPFTPGMSALIQGRLTPQTAHEAMTTARRFGGNDALAAAVVDRAVEEDAVRRTAVEIAQAQVGKAGPTLGTIKARMYAPALDALRDKTNPLG
- a CDS encoding TetR/AcrR family transcriptional regulator — protein: MSPRKSDSRERMVLSAAELLRQHGAGATSIDRVLAHSGAPRGSVYHHFPGGRSQLIDEAVAHAGDFIAGLIENAAQADDPLKATDAFFALWRDRLVDSDFRAGCPIVAVAVETNDDAPQLARSVAAVFARWKEALAALFIRHGLPEERSMRLAAFIIAAVEGAVIMCRAERSAAPLEAAAGEIHDLLVHALRDRPDTGHEPGP
- a CDS encoding sulfatase-like hydrolase/transferase; the protein is MSEYDGAHSLLIVTLDSCRYDSALHADTPFLDALAVLEPALAHATFTLPAHTAMFSGYFPLADRVRGLESPIALRKLPTARRPGLLKSRGRGFSAGVNMIDGLRRRGYRTVGAGGVRWFTGPQLREGFDEFLYWGPTYCPDDVDLPAWEAPHFALSHPQEIAAVLPGQPEPWLLFVNAAETHAPYSAPDSILRQQRLYAHARNAKEPIRQDTRFERLMAQLSECQVDAVALVDAKLRVLFGLLPGPFDFIVTADHGESFGEQGLWGHVHSAPEVFSVPLWQGRYSGTK
- a CDS encoding class I SAM-dependent methyltransferase, whose protein sequence is MRDGIPRFVPEDNYGNSFGYQWNLHRLTQLDSYVGLPVSRDRLLRESGWTADELQGREVLECGSGAGRFTEVLCQTGAAVTSFDISSAVDANAASNGRFADLRLLQASIYDLPLVDESFDYLVCLGVIQHTPDVERTFKTIFRYLRPGGKFCIDVYAAIVAYPHLRQVLRPVTKRIPPNRLYSVVQSITPRLLPVSMLLGSVPRVGNYLTRLVPVANHRHIGLTDTETLRTWSVLDTFDWLSPQFERPQPRRRLERWCRDLGLSEFTVERIRGLYVVRGTK
- a CDS encoding lamin tail domain-containing protein — encoded protein: MSASRTARRIAATALAAGAVLSAVALPASAHDRDHHQQQSRVEISDVQADSPGRDNGTNRSLNAEWVEITNNSRRGVDLDGWTLRDSDGNRYRFDDVRLAGRATVRIHTGFGRDTRTDLYQGRRDYVWGNRSDTATLRDARGHVIDTESWGRGHRH
- a CDS encoding HdeD family acid-resistance protein; translated protein: MTDPFGEASGGALGALAKAAWQVLLTAGIAAIALGVCVLVWPGATLAVVGVLFGIYLLANGVFQLAGAFGSHVPGGMRVLHFVTGALSVLLGLICFRGATQSLFLLALWIGFGWLLRGIMLVAVAASTEGLPARGWQLFFGVITILAGIVLIVSPFGSLAALTLVAGLWLIILGVVEVVHAFRVRSLADQTA